In Paraburkholderia caballeronis, the following proteins share a genomic window:
- the ugpE gene encoding sn-glycerol-3-phosphate ABC transporter permease UgpE — MIENRRGFDLFCHAMLIAGIAIIVFPVYVAFCAASMNEAEVFTVPLHLVPSTHLIENVVAVWTHGSGTAAAPFGRMLLNSVIMALVISVGKIAVSIISAYAIVFFRFPFRTVSFWVIFSTLMLPVEVRIFPTVQVVSTLHLSNTYAGLTLPLTASATATFLFRQFFLTLPDELMEAARIDGAGAMRFFVDVVLPLSKTNIAALFVITFIYGWNQYLWPILITNSQSMTTAVIGIKSMIASGDAATEWHRVMAATLLALLPPLVVVLSMQRWFVRGLVDSEK; from the coding sequence ATGATCGAAAATCGTCGCGGCTTCGATCTGTTCTGTCATGCGATGCTGATTGCCGGCATCGCGATCATCGTATTTCCGGTGTACGTCGCGTTCTGCGCCGCGTCGATGAACGAGGCGGAAGTGTTCACCGTGCCGCTGCATCTGGTCCCGAGCACGCACCTGATCGAGAACGTGGTCGCGGTATGGACGCACGGCAGCGGAACGGCGGCCGCGCCGTTCGGGCGGATGCTGCTCAACAGCGTGATCATGGCGCTCGTGATTTCGGTCGGCAAGATTGCCGTTTCGATCATCTCGGCGTATGCGATCGTCTTTTTCCGCTTTCCGTTTCGCACGGTGTCGTTCTGGGTGATTTTCTCGACGCTGATGCTGCCGGTCGAAGTGAGGATCTTCCCGACGGTGCAGGTCGTGTCCACGCTGCACCTGTCGAACACCTATGCGGGGCTGACGCTGCCGCTGACCGCATCGGCGACGGCGACGTTCCTGTTCCGCCAGTTCTTCCTCACGTTGCCGGACGAACTGATGGAAGCCGCGCGCATCGACGGGGCGGGCGCGATGCGCTTCTTCGTGGACGTGGTGCTGCCGCTTTCGAAAACGAACATCGCGGCGCTTTTCGTGATCACGTTCATTTACGGCTGGAACCAGTATCTGTGGCCGATCCTGATTACGAACTCGCAGTCGATGACGACGGCGGTCATCGGCATCAAGAGCATGATCGCGAGCGGGGATGCCGCGACCGAATGGCATCGGGTGATGGCCGCGACGCTGCTCGCGCTGCTGCCGCCGCTCGTCGTCGTGCTGTCGATGCAGAGGTGGTTCGTTCGCGGCCTGGTCGATTCAGAAAAATGA
- the ugpA gene encoding sn-glycerol-3-phosphate ABC transporter permease UgpA, which produces MERRTNFGAGWLPYLLIAPQLAITAVFFLWPAGVALWQSMSSQDAFGISSEFVGLANFKSLFADPLYLDVFRTTVVFSSLVTVIGLVVSLFLAAMADRVTRGKFIYRTLLIWPYAVAPAIAAVLWAFLFNPSIGIVTFALAKVGISWNHALNGGQAMTLIVLASVWKQISYNFLFFYAGLQAIPRSLMEAAAIDGAGPVRRFFGIALPLLSPVSFFLLVVNLVYAFFDTLPVIDAATGGGPGQSTRTLVYKIFTEGFQGLDIGSSGAQSIVMMFVVVGLTVVQFRFVERKVKYS; this is translated from the coding sequence ATGGAACGTCGAACGAATTTTGGCGCGGGGTGGCTGCCTTACCTGCTGATCGCCCCGCAACTGGCGATCACGGCCGTCTTTTTTCTGTGGCCGGCAGGCGTGGCGCTGTGGCAGTCGATGTCGTCCCAGGATGCGTTCGGCATTTCATCCGAGTTCGTGGGGCTTGCGAACTTCAAGAGCCTGTTCGCGGATCCGCTGTACCTCGACGTGTTTCGCACGACGGTGGTGTTCAGCTCGCTCGTGACGGTGATCGGCCTCGTCGTGTCGCTGTTTCTCGCAGCGATGGCCGACCGTGTCACGCGCGGCAAATTCATCTACCGGACGCTGCTGATCTGGCCGTATGCGGTCGCGCCGGCGATTGCGGCCGTGCTGTGGGCGTTCCTGTTCAACCCCAGCATCGGCATCGTCACGTTCGCGCTGGCGAAGGTCGGCATTAGCTGGAATCACGCGCTGAACGGCGGCCAGGCCATGACGCTCATCGTGCTGGCGTCGGTCTGGAAGCAGATCAGCTATAACTTCCTGTTTTTCTACGCGGGCCTGCAGGCCATTCCGCGCTCGCTGATGGAAGCGGCCGCGATCGACGGCGCGGGACCCGTGCGGCGCTTCTTCGGCATTGCATTGCCGTTGCTGTCGCCGGTCAGTTTTTTTCTGCTGGTCGTGAACCTCGTCTACGCGTTTTTCGACACGCTGCCGGTCATCGACGCGGCGACCGGCGGCGGTCCGGGGCAGTCAACCAGGACGCTGGTCTACAAGATTTTCACGGAAGGTTTTCAGGGGCTCGACATCGGCAGTTCGGGCGCGCAGTCGATCGTGATGATGTTCGTCGTCGTCGGGCTGACTGTCGTGCAGTTCCGCTTCGTCGAGCGCAAGGTGAAATACTCATGA